The genomic DNA TCGACCGGATGCTGCGTCGCGTGGGCGAGCCCGTCGACTCGGCCGAGTGGTTCATGACGCCGCAGACCGTCAACGCGTACTACATGCCGGTCATGAACGAGATCGTCTTCCCGGCCGCGATCCTGCAGCCACCGTTCTTCGACGTCGACGCCGACGACGCGGTCAACTACGGCGGTATCGGCGCGGTCATCGGGCACGAGGTCGGGCACGGGTTCGACGACCAGGGTTCGCGGTACGACGGTGACGGCTCGCTCACCGACTGGTGGACCGAGGACGACCGGACGGCGTTCGACGCGCTGGCTCAGAAGCTCATCGCGCAGTTCAACGAGATCGAGGGCCTGGACGCCCCGGGCAACAAGGTCAACGGCGAGCTCACGATTGGTGAGAACATCGGCGACCTCGGCGGCCTGACGATCGGCTACAAGGCTTACCAGATCGCCCAGGAGCAGACGCCGGCCGACGAGCTGGACGGGTTCACCCCGGGCCAGCGGTTCTTCCTCGGCTGGGCGCAGGTGTGGTGCGGCAAGGCGCGCGAGGCCGAGGCCAAGCGGCTGCTCACGATCGACCCGCACAGCCCGACCGACGTCCGCGCCAACATCGCCCGCAACCTGCGTGAGTTCCACGCCGAGTTCGACGTGGCCGAGGGCGACGGCATGTACCTCGCCGAGGCCGACCAGGTCCGCATCTTCTGATCCTGGCCCGACTCTCGACGAAAGCTGTCTGTCCGGCACTCCATGCACTGCCGGACAGACCGTTTTCGTGAGGGAGGTCCCGGCGAAAGTTGGCGAGCTGCACACGCATACCTGTCCAGCTCGCCAACTTCTGCCGAGAGGGTGGGGTCAGTGGGCGGGGGCGACGCCGGTGATGCGGTGTACGACGAACGCGCGCCTCGACGGTGAGCCGTCGACCGTGCCGACCGCCCGGCCGCCGTCGACCCGCTCGGGCCTGAACAGCGCCCTGCGCGTCGCGCCGGTCTCGTCGACATAGCCCATCCACACGGCGACGCGCTCGGCCGCGGCGTCCTGCAGCATCGTCACCGTCTCGGTCGGGTCGGTCTCGGGGATGCGCGGGCCTTGCTGCGTCAGGGTGCGCTCGGCCTCGCTCGCCTCACGTCGGCGCAGCGCGGTGATCAGCTGCTCGGCCGCGGCCTGGTCGACCTGCTCGACGCTGACCGGCGAGGTGGGGGTACGCCGGGCGGGCGCCCGGTGCGCATCGTGCGGCATCAGCACCAGGCCGCCGTCGGACGTCTCGGCCACCGGTGCATGGTCGTGCTCGCGGAGCAGGTCGAGCGCAGCCGACGCCGTGGCGGGGGTGACGAGCACGGTGGGCGCGATGCGGCGCAGCTGCAGCGGCGCGAGCCCGTGGTCGGCCAGCATCGCCGACAGCGCGGTCTCGTCGTCGCTGCGGACGTAGGCCCCGACTGAACCCACGCGTGCCTGACCGTGGCGGCGCGCGATGTCGCCGACGAGGTAGTCGAGAGGCTGTGGCACCGGCGTACGGCTGGAGGACGCGACCCGGTCGAGCAGCTCTGCTGCTGACAGGCCGGAGTCGAGAGCCCGACGCACGCTCGCAGCCGTGAACCTGAAAACCGTTGCGCCGCCTCGGGACTCGACGTCTGCAGCGAGGCGCATGAAGCGGGCGAGGTCGTCGTCGAGCGGGCCGGGCGCGATCGCGGTGAGGTCGGCCTGCAGCAGCACGTGGTCGACGGGAGCGGGGAGGTGCTTGGCCATCGCGGCCGAGACGTCGTCGCCGCTCACGAGCGCGCGACCCGCGGACGAGAGAGCGCCACGGCCGGTGAGTCCGAGCCAGGACGCCTCGCGCAGAACGACGTCCGCACGCGTCGGTGTGCCTTCGGGCAGTCGCAGCGGGCGCCGCCAGTGCAAGTGGGCGTCGATGTCGTGCACCTCGGGCGCGGCGCCGTCGGGAAGGTCGGCCAGGACCTGGAGCACGTCGTGCCGGCGCCCACGGATCAGCGGCCACGTCACGA from Luteipulveratus halotolerans includes the following:
- a CDS encoding helicase-associated domain-containing protein, with protein sequence MPEPVRSYADDLRARTDAQLHELVRLRPDLARPAPADLSALAARAATRPSTQRALEAVDARLLRALEAVLVAGHSGPATADLLGVSENDLREPLDDLWRRGLLWQSAEGLRPARAVGEVLTHPAHLGPPAAELGIRPPADVAAAVRDLSEPAQRVLDRLRWSAPRAAFDGPALLAARDELVDAGLMVRVDQADGALPREVQLALRDGRLYEHGLEPPSTETATRAPADVDAAAGAEVLELLWRVEELARSWEAGPPRVLRSGGLSVRDHKAATQTMETDSDQAAFIIEIAAAAGLFAQDGALDPVWAPTSAYDEWSIRTTADRWARLAETWWQTTRAPSVVAQGTASGSVNVLSDLVTWPLIRGRRHDVLQVLADLPDGAAPEVHDIDAHLHWRRPLRLPEGTPTRADVVLREASWLGLTGRGALSSAGRALVSGDDVSAAMAKHLPAPVDHVLLQADLTAIAPGPLDDDLARFMRLAADVESRGGATVFRFTAASVRRALDSGLSAAELLDRVASSSRTPVPQPLDYLVGDIARRHGQARVGSVGAYVRSDDETALSAMLADHGLAPLQLRRIAPTVLVTPATASAALDLLREHDHAPVAETSDGGLVLMPHDAHRAPARRTPTSPVSVEQVDQAAAEQLITALRRREASEAERTLTQQGPRIPETDPTETVTMLQDAAAERVAVWMGYVDETGATRRALFRPERVDGGRAVGTVDGSPSRRAFVVHRITGVAPAH